A section of the Oenanthe melanoleuca isolate GR-GAL-2019-014 chromosome 6, OMel1.0, whole genome shotgun sequence genome encodes:
- the ENTPD1 gene encoding ectonucleoside triphosphate diphosphohydrolase 1 isoform X1: MDEPKVTGTKPKMSSTRTILLILGFLSTLAVIALIAVAVTQNQPLPKNIKYGIVLDAGSSHTNLYVYEWPAEKENDTGVVKQVEVCKVEGPGISGYSHATEKAGPSLAQCLQQAKEVIPSAQHKETPVYLGATAGMRLLRLQNESAADKVLSSVGNTLRSAPFNFQGARIITGQEEGAYGWITINYLLGNFKQSGWKKLLLSLKSLSETSGALDLGGASTQITFVSKELSSESPENQLYFRLYGKDYQVYTHSFLCYGKDQALQQKLAMDLQTMENSEFPDPCFHKGYERTINISDFFKNPCTSDKKKQLPFSQLYIKGEGDYQKCRENIQKLFNKSSCPYTSCSFNGIYLPPLQGDFGAFSAFYFVMNFLNLTSEPNPLALNKVTSTIESFCAQPWQEVKTAYHHIKEKYLSEYCFSGAYILSLLENGYGFTENNWQMIHFLGKIGSSDAGWTLGYMLNLTNMIPAEEPARPPLSHGSYVGLMVLCSLVLVSVLLFAWLLFHKPKCLQKGIV, translated from the exons ATGGACGAGCCAAAGG TCACAGGTACCAAACCAAAGATGTCCTCAACAAGAACGATTCTGCTCATCCTGGGATTCCTCTCTACTTTGGCTGTAATTGCTTTAATTGCTGTAGCAGTGACCCAGAACCAGCCACTTCCGAAGAATATAAAG TATGGGATCGTGCTGGATGCAGGCTCGTCCCACACCAACCTCTACGTGTACGAGTGGCCAGCGGAGAAGGAGAACGACACGGGGGTGGTGAAGCAGGTGGAGGTGTGTAAAGTTGAAG GCCCTGGGATCTCAGGTTACTCCCATGCCACAGAGAAGGCAGGTCCCTCTCTGGCACAGTGCCTACAGCAAGCAAAAGAGGTGAttccctcagcacagcacaaagaGACACCCGTCTACCTCGGAGCAACAGCTGGCATGCGGCTCCTCAG GTTGCAGAATGAAAGTGCAGCTGACAAAGTCTTGTCCTCAGTAGGAAACACACTACGCTCAGCTCCCTTCAACTTCCAAGGTGCCAGAATCATCACTGGTCAGGAAGAAGGAGCCTATGGATGGATCACCATTAACTATCTTCTGGGCAATTTCAAGCAG tctGGCTGGAAAAAGCTTCTACTCTCCCTGAAATCCTTAAGTGAGACATCAGGAGCACTAGACCTTGGAGGAGCCTCCACACAGATCACCTTTGTATCAAAGGAGCTCTCTTCTGAGTCCCCAGAGAACCAGCTCTACTTCCGTCTCTACGGCAAGGATTACCAAGTGTACACGCACAGCTTCCTCTGCTACGGCAAGGACCAGGCTCTGCAACAGAAACTGGCCATGGATCTACAG ACCATGGAGAACAGCGAGTTCCCTGACCCATGCTTTCACAAGGGTTATGAGAGGACTATAAATATTAGTGATTTCTTCAAAAACCCTTGCACATCagacaagaaaaagcaattacCTTTCAGCCAGCTGTACATAAAGGGAGAGGGGGACTATCAAAAGTGCCGAGAAAACATCCAGAAACTCTTCAACAAAAGCAGTTGTCCTTACACCAGTTGCTCCTTCAATGGGATATACCTACCTCCATTAcaaggggattttggg GCTTTTTCTGCATTCTATTTTGTGATGAACTTTTTGAACCTGACCAGTGAACCAAACCCCCTTGCTCTGAACAAAGTGACCAGCACCATTGAGAGCTTCTGTGCCCAGCCTTGGCAAGAG GTGAAGACAGCATATCACCACATCAAAGAAAAGTACCTGAGTGAATATTGCTTCTCTGGAGCCTACATCCTCTCTCTCCTGGAAAATGGCTATGGGTTCACTGAAAATAACTGGCAAATGATCCACTTCCTTGGAAAG ATTGGCAGCAGTGATGCAGGTTGGACCCTGGGCTACATGCTGAACCTGACCAACATGATCCCTGCAGAGGAGCCAGCCAGGCCCCCTCTCTCCCACGGCAGCTACGTGGGGCTCATGGTGCTGTGCTCCCTTGTGCTGGTGTCTGTGCTCCTGTTTGCCTGGCTTCTCTTCCACAAGCCCAAGTGCCTGCAGAAGGGGATTGTTTAG
- the ENTPD1 gene encoding ectonucleoside triphosphate diphosphohydrolase 1 isoform X2 has product MSSTRTILLILGFLSTLAVIALIAVAVTQNQPLPKNIKYGIVLDAGSSHTNLYVYEWPAEKENDTGVVKQVEVCKVEGPGISGYSHATEKAGPSLAQCLQQAKEVIPSAQHKETPVYLGATAGMRLLRLQNESAADKVLSSVGNTLRSAPFNFQGARIITGQEEGAYGWITINYLLGNFKQSGWKKLLLSLKSLSETSGALDLGGASTQITFVSKELSSESPENQLYFRLYGKDYQVYTHSFLCYGKDQALQQKLAMDLQTMENSEFPDPCFHKGYERTINISDFFKNPCTSDKKKQLPFSQLYIKGEGDYQKCRENIQKLFNKSSCPYTSCSFNGIYLPPLQGDFGAFSAFYFVMNFLNLTSEPNPLALNKVTSTIESFCAQPWQEVKTAYHHIKEKYLSEYCFSGAYILSLLENGYGFTENNWQMIHFLGKIGSSDAGWTLGYMLNLTNMIPAEEPARPPLSHGSYVGLMVLCSLVLVSVLLFAWLLFHKPKCLQKGIV; this is encoded by the exons ATGTCCTCAACAAGAACGATTCTGCTCATCCTGGGATTCCTCTCTACTTTGGCTGTAATTGCTTTAATTGCTGTAGCAGTGACCCAGAACCAGCCACTTCCGAAGAATATAAAG TATGGGATCGTGCTGGATGCAGGCTCGTCCCACACCAACCTCTACGTGTACGAGTGGCCAGCGGAGAAGGAGAACGACACGGGGGTGGTGAAGCAGGTGGAGGTGTGTAAAGTTGAAG GCCCTGGGATCTCAGGTTACTCCCATGCCACAGAGAAGGCAGGTCCCTCTCTGGCACAGTGCCTACAGCAAGCAAAAGAGGTGAttccctcagcacagcacaaagaGACACCCGTCTACCTCGGAGCAACAGCTGGCATGCGGCTCCTCAG GTTGCAGAATGAAAGTGCAGCTGACAAAGTCTTGTCCTCAGTAGGAAACACACTACGCTCAGCTCCCTTCAACTTCCAAGGTGCCAGAATCATCACTGGTCAGGAAGAAGGAGCCTATGGATGGATCACCATTAACTATCTTCTGGGCAATTTCAAGCAG tctGGCTGGAAAAAGCTTCTACTCTCCCTGAAATCCTTAAGTGAGACATCAGGAGCACTAGACCTTGGAGGAGCCTCCACACAGATCACCTTTGTATCAAAGGAGCTCTCTTCTGAGTCCCCAGAGAACCAGCTCTACTTCCGTCTCTACGGCAAGGATTACCAAGTGTACACGCACAGCTTCCTCTGCTACGGCAAGGACCAGGCTCTGCAACAGAAACTGGCCATGGATCTACAG ACCATGGAGAACAGCGAGTTCCCTGACCCATGCTTTCACAAGGGTTATGAGAGGACTATAAATATTAGTGATTTCTTCAAAAACCCTTGCACATCagacaagaaaaagcaattacCTTTCAGCCAGCTGTACATAAAGGGAGAGGGGGACTATCAAAAGTGCCGAGAAAACATCCAGAAACTCTTCAACAAAAGCAGTTGTCCTTACACCAGTTGCTCCTTCAATGGGATATACCTACCTCCATTAcaaggggattttggg GCTTTTTCTGCATTCTATTTTGTGATGAACTTTTTGAACCTGACCAGTGAACCAAACCCCCTTGCTCTGAACAAAGTGACCAGCACCATTGAGAGCTTCTGTGCCCAGCCTTGGCAAGAG GTGAAGACAGCATATCACCACATCAAAGAAAAGTACCTGAGTGAATATTGCTTCTCTGGAGCCTACATCCTCTCTCTCCTGGAAAATGGCTATGGGTTCACTGAAAATAACTGGCAAATGATCCACTTCCTTGGAAAG ATTGGCAGCAGTGATGCAGGTTGGACCCTGGGCTACATGCTGAACCTGACCAACATGATCCCTGCAGAGGAGCCAGCCAGGCCCCCTCTCTCCCACGGCAGCTACGTGGGGCTCATGGTGCTGTGCTCCCTTGTGCTGGTGTCTGTGCTCCTGTTTGCCTGGCTTCTCTTCCACAAGCCCAAGTGCCTGCAGAAGGGGATTGTTTAG